The Methanomethylovorans hollandica DSM 15978 genome includes a region encoding these proteins:
- a CDS encoding beta-CASP ribonuclease aCPSF1, with translation MAIDEVLADLKQKIDEKLPKGTTISSVEFEGPQLVMYTENPWSFADNGNIVRNLAKTLRTRIVVRPDPKVLVPPEESVNKIVETVPVDSAIANYHFDPDVGEVIIEAEKPGLVIGKHGETLREITKKIGWTPKVVRAPPISSRTVKNIREFMKTNHKERKEILKTVGRKIHRECTSKDQWVRVTSLGGCKEVGRSCFLLSTPESCVMIDCGVNVGSEEHMTPYLYVPEVSPFSKLDAVVITHAHLDHQGLLPLLYRYGFEGPVYCTPPTRDLMALLQLDYIDVASKEGGRPPYSSADVREVLKHSIVLDYEEVTDIAPDIKLTFHNAGHILGSAISHFHIGDGLHNVVFTGDFKYEKTRLFDPAVNKFPRVESVVMESTYGGVNALQPSLQDAEGHMQQVIKNTLQNKGIVLIPAFAVGRSQEVMIVLEDAIRKGLIDNVPVYLDGMIWEATAIHATYPEYLNNDLRKLIFQKGENPFLSECFRPVDSNELRQEIISKREPCVILATSGMMNAGPVMEYFKAFAEDERNTLVFVGYQADGTLGRRIQKGWKEIPLKTGKGTEMIHMNMNVEIIDGFSGHSDRRQLMEYIRKMKPRPERVFTEHGDERSCIDLATSIHKKNKMETRALTNLETIRLV, from the coding sequence ATGGCAATAGATGAAGTATTAGCTGATCTGAAACAAAAAATAGACGAGAAATTGCCGAAAGGTACCACTATTTCTAGCGTAGAGTTCGAGGGTCCTCAGCTTGTAATGTACACTGAGAACCCGTGGAGTTTTGCGGACAATGGCAATATAGTACGGAACCTCGCAAAAACATTAAGAACACGTATTGTTGTCCGTCCTGACCCAAAGGTTTTGGTGCCACCGGAAGAGTCTGTTAATAAAATCGTTGAGACAGTACCTGTAGATTCGGCCATAGCCAACTATCATTTCGATCCTGATGTGGGAGAAGTTATAATAGAGGCAGAAAAACCCGGGCTTGTGATCGGAAAACACGGTGAGACACTTAGAGAGATCACTAAAAAGATCGGGTGGACCCCTAAAGTCGTACGTGCCCCGCCCATATCCTCACGGACGGTAAAGAACATCCGTGAATTCATGAAAACAAACCACAAAGAAAGGAAAGAAATACTTAAGACCGTAGGGCGTAAGATACACAGAGAATGCACTTCCAAAGATCAATGGGTCCGTGTAACTTCACTGGGTGGCTGCAAAGAAGTCGGAAGAAGCTGCTTCTTGCTTTCCACACCAGAATCATGTGTAATGATAGATTGCGGTGTTAACGTTGGTTCTGAAGAACATATGACTCCTTATCTCTATGTTCCGGAGGTTTCACCCTTTAGCAAGCTTGATGCAGTGGTCATCACCCACGCTCATCTGGATCATCAGGGTTTATTGCCACTTTTGTACAGGTACGGGTTTGAAGGACCTGTTTATTGCACACCTCCTACAAGAGACTTAATGGCCTTATTACAACTTGATTATATAGATGTAGCTTCCAAGGAAGGTGGCAGACCTCCATATTCTTCGGCTGATGTGCGTGAAGTGCTTAAGCACTCCATTGTCCTGGATTATGAAGAGGTGACCGATATTGCACCTGATATTAAGCTTACGTTCCATAATGCAGGGCATATCCTTGGCTCAGCTATTTCTCATTTTCATATAGGCGATGGTCTGCACAATGTGGTCTTTACAGGTGATTTCAAATATGAGAAGACCAGGCTTTTTGATCCGGCCGTCAACAAGTTCCCCCGTGTGGAAAGCGTGGTCATGGAATCCACCTATGGAGGCGTGAACGCGCTCCAGCCATCCCTGCAGGATGCAGAAGGCCACATGCAACAGGTTATTAAGAATACTCTCCAGAACAAGGGAATAGTACTGATACCTGCCTTTGCAGTCGGAAGGAGCCAGGAGGTTATGATCGTTCTGGAAGATGCCATACGCAAAGGACTGATAGACAATGTGCCTGTGTATCTTGATGGTATGATATGGGAAGCCACGGCCATACATGCTACATATCCTGAATATCTTAACAACGATCTGAGAAAACTTATTTTCCAGAAAGGAGAAAATCCATTCCTTTCAGAATGCTTCAGACCTGTAGATTCCAATGAACTCCGGCAGGAGATCATATCCAAACGTGAGCCGTGTGTGATCCTGGCCACATCAGGAATGATGAACGCAGGACCTGTGATGGAATATTTCAAAGCCTTTGCTGAAGATGAAAGGAACACGCTTGTGTTTGTAGGCTACCAGGCGGACGGTACACTGGGACGCAGGATCCAGAAAGGCTGGAAAGAGATACCTCTGAAAACCGGGAAGGGAACAGAGATGATACACATGAATATGAATGTGGAGATCATCGATGGTTTTTCAGGTCATTCTGACCGCAGGCAGCTCATGGAATATATACGCAAGATGAAACCCAGGCCTGAGCGTGTATTTACAGAACATGGAGATGAAAGGTCATGTATCGATCTCGCAACATCCATCCATAAAAAGAACAAGATGGAAACAAGAGCTCTCACGAACCTCGAAACCATTCGTCTTGTTTAA
- the ftsZ gene encoding cell division protein FtsZ codes for MQSIVQEALKHTEKDREHRKTVAVDDQLEGFGMPRITIVGCGGAGNNTVNRLYNIGIEGAETIAINTDKQHLDNIRADKKILVGKTLTRGLGAGGYPEVGAKAAELARSTLEDIFKETDLVFITAGMGGGTGTGVAPVVADIAKQQGAIVVGMVSSPFRVERARTVKAEEGLEDLRKAADTVIVLDNNRLLEYVPNLPIEQAFSVMDQLIAETVKGITETITQPSLINLDYADIRAIMGCGGVAVMLVGESKNQDKSNDVVRTALNHPLLDVDYRGATGSLVHITGGPDLSLKEAEEIASSLTYELSPSANVIWGARIRDDYEGKVRVMAIMTGVQSAQVLGPKNSAGAMPLSVKGNSSVYSRTRQPVVESLGQRRQSGSIIDIIG; via the coding sequence GTGCAGTCCATAGTACAGGAAGCATTAAAACACACAGAAAAGGATAGAGAACATCGAAAAACAGTAGCAGTGGATGATCAACTCGAAGGCTTCGGAATGCCGCGTATCACGATCGTAGGTTGTGGTGGCGCAGGCAATAACACCGTAAACAGGCTCTACAACATTGGTATAGAAGGTGCCGAGACCATTGCCATCAATACTGACAAACAGCATCTGGACAATATCAGGGCTGACAAGAAGATCCTTGTAGGTAAGACACTTACCCGTGGGCTTGGTGCCGGAGGCTATCCCGAAGTGGGTGCAAAGGCAGCAGAACTGGCTCGCAGCACCCTTGAAGATATATTCAAGGAAACAGATCTTGTGTTCATTACTGCAGGTATGGGTGGAGGTACAGGTACTGGTGTCGCACCCGTTGTGGCCGATATAGCCAAACAACAGGGAGCTATAGTAGTGGGTATGGTCTCCAGTCCGTTTAGGGTTGAAAGGGCAAGGACCGTCAAGGCAGAGGAAGGTCTTGAGGACCTGCGTAAAGCCGCAGATACCGTAATAGTACTTGACAATAACAGATTGCTGGAATATGTGCCAAATCTACCCATCGAGCAGGCTTTCTCAGTAATGGACCAGCTTATTGCGGAAACGGTAAAAGGTATCACTGAAACAATCACACAGCCATCTCTCATTAATCTGGACTACGCAGACATAAGGGCTATTATGGGTTGTGGCGGTGTTGCTGTCATGCTTGTGGGAGAGAGCAAGAATCAGGACAAGAGTAATGATGTAGTGCGCACAGCATTGAACCATCCCTTACTGGATGTGGACTACAGGGGAGCAACCGGTAGCCTTGTACATATTACAGGCGGTCCGGACCTTAGTCTTAAAGAAGCGGAAGAAATTGCTTCATCCCTTACTTATGAACTTTCACCCAGTGCCAATGTAATATGGGGTGCGAGGATAAGGGATGACTACGAGGGTAAAGTGCGTGTTATGGCCATCATGACAGGTGTCCAGTCTGCACAGGTGCTTGGTCCTAAGAATTCAGCAGGTGCAATGCCCCTGTCAGTAAAAGGCAATTCATCTGTGTATAGCAGAACACGTCAACC
- a CDS encoding MIP/aquaporin family protein, protein MAEISLFKRSIAELIGTYVLVFLGTGSVVTTVLLFQGWTPYPDNNFNVGIDIAAWLTIGMAFAIAIIAMIYAFGHISGTHINPAVSIALWATKRFPASDMVSYIVAQLIGASLASFTIVAILGQRAVGTGLGATAMFSGVNYGQAILCETIATFFLMLTIMGTAVDKRAPAGFAGLAIGLVVAADIIVVGNITGSSLNPARTFGPYLAEFLLGGSNLWWQFPIYIIGPIAGALLAAFLYDYVAQTKQG, encoded by the coding sequence ATGGCAGAAATAAGTCTTTTTAAACGGTCCATAGCCGAACTAATAGGAACCTATGTTCTGGTTTTTCTTGGAACTGGTTCCGTAGTTACTACTGTGCTGCTTTTCCAGGGGTGGACGCCATATCCGGATAACAATTTCAATGTAGGGATAGACATCGCTGCCTGGCTGACAATAGGTATGGCCTTTGCGATAGCTATAATAGCCATGATCTATGCTTTTGGACATATCTCAGGTACGCATATAAATCCCGCTGTAAGCATAGCACTGTGGGCAACAAAACGCTTCCCTGCATCAGATATGGTCAGCTATATTGTAGCCCAACTCATAGGCGCCAGCCTGGCTTCCTTTACGATAGTCGCAATCCTGGGTCAGAGAGCGGTTGGAACTGGTCTGGGTGCAACTGCCATGTTCTCAGGAGTAAATTATGGACAGGCTATACTTTGTGAAACAATAGCCACATTCTTCCTGATGCTAACGATCATGGGCACAGCTGTGGATAAAAGGGCACCTGCCGGATTTGCTGGCCTTGCCATAGGTCTTGTTGTCGCAGCTGATATAATCGTAGTGGGTAATATCACAGGTTCATCCCTTAATCCCGCACGTACTTTTGGTCCATATCTAGCAGAATTTCTTTTAGGTGGAAGTAACCTCTGGTGGCAGTTTCCCATCTATATTATAGGTCCCATAGCAGGTGCTTTATTGGCAGCTTTCCTTTATGACTATGTAGCACAGACAAAGCAAGGATAA
- a CDS encoding TIGR00295 family protein, whose amino-acid sequence MITPDRALQILRDEGCSEKVIAHCIAVSRHATEIAEVMVTSGKHLNVELVTIGGLLHDLGRCRSHGIDHAVIGADIAMELGLDPLIVNIIKKHIGAGITIEEAKELGLPEDDYVPFTFEEKIVAHADNLTSGDTRINMVQLVEKMRKRNFTEKSMERVISLAQEIGIY is encoded by the coding sequence ATGATCACTCCGGACAGGGCATTGCAAATACTCAGAGATGAGGGCTGTTCTGAGAAGGTTATTGCACATTGTATTGCTGTTTCCAGACATGCTACCGAAATTGCAGAAGTAATGGTAACATCCGGGAAACACTTGAATGTAGAGCTGGTGACAATAGGAGGTTTGCTCCATGATCTGGGGCGATGTCGCAGTCATGGTATAGACCATGCTGTGATAGGTGCGGATATTGCTATGGAACTGGGCCTTGATCCTTTGATAGTCAATATTATCAAGAAGCATATAGGAGCAGGCATTACCATAGAAGAGGCAAAAGAACTTGGTCTTCCGGAAGATGATTATGTTCCATTTACCTTCGAAGAGAAGATAGTAGCACATGCTGACAACCTTACTTCAGGTGATACAAGAATAAACATGGTCCAGCTAGTGGAAAAGATGAGGAAACGAAATTTCACTGAAAAAAGTATGGAGCGTGTCATTTCACTGGCACAAGAGATTGGTATCTATTGA
- a CDS encoding HAD family hydrolase produces the protein MLKGLVFDVDGVLMDSMPYHADAWVKAFGEVGIHITNMDIYEIEGSNHKGVVDIIFHKAGMEPSSSDYEAFLKKKREYFLQNNRAEPFKDMPTCLQALKGKYKLAVASGADRTIVNSLMDKFYPGIFEVIVSGEDVTRGKPDPEPYLTAAGKLGLKPAACMVIENAPLGIQSAKKAGIYCVAVPTYLPEEKLIDADMVFTNHAELITYLYRLL, from the coding sequence ATGTTGAAAGGTCTGGTTTTTGATGTTGATGGGGTGCTTATGGATTCCATGCCCTACCATGCCGATGCCTGGGTAAAGGCATTCGGAGAAGTGGGCATTCATATAACAAATATGGACATATATGAAATAGAAGGCTCCAATCATAAGGGTGTAGTGGATATCATTTTTCATAAGGCAGGCATGGAACCCAGTTCATCGGATTACGAAGCGTTTCTCAAAAAGAAAAGAGAATATTTCTTGCAGAACAACAGGGCAGAACCCTTCAAGGATATGCCGACATGCCTGCAGGCGCTCAAAGGGAAGTATAAGCTTGCTGTTGCGTCGGGAGCGGACAGGACTATAGTCAACTCCCTCATGGACAAATTCTATCCAGGTATCTTCGAGGTGATAGTTTCAGGAGAAGATGTTACCCGTGGAAAGCCTGATCCTGAGCCTTACCTCACAGCAGCCGGTAAGCTTGGGCTGAAACCGGCAGCATGTATGGTGATAGAGAATGCCCCCCTGGGAATACAGTCCGCAAAAAAAGCTGGTATCTACTGTGTGGCAGTCCCTACCTATCTTCCAGAAGAAAAGTTAATAGATGCCGACATGGTATTTACGAACCATGCCGAACTGATAACATATTTATACAGACTTCTATGA
- the psmB gene encoding archaeal proteasome endopeptidase complex subunit beta produces the protein MVDDKYLKGTTTVGIVCDKGVVLATERRATMGHFIASKTAKKIYQIDDLVGMTTAGSVGDAQQIVRVMSVESHLYKMRRKEPMTIKGITTLLSNILSGQRYYPLMVQLLVGGVDKNGPAIFSLDALGGTIEETKAVATGSGSPMAYGVLEDRFVDGLSIEEGVELAIRALHNAMKRDSASGNGIDVVVITADKFDRLEEATVQQYRDKLN, from the coding sequence ATGGTCGATGATAAATATTTAAAAGGTACAACTACTGTAGGTATAGTTTGTGATAAAGGCGTGGTACTCGCTACCGAAAGACGTGCAACTATGGGTCATTTCATAGCCAGCAAGACAGCCAAAAAAATTTATCAGATCGATGATCTTGTGGGTATGACCACTGCAGGATCCGTAGGAGATGCTCAACAGATCGTACGCGTAATGAGTGTTGAATCACACCTGTACAAAATGAGGCGAAAAGAGCCTATGACCATCAAAGGCATAACTACGCTCCTGTCAAACATCCTGAGCGGACAGCGCTACTATCCTCTGATGGTGCAACTGCTTGTGGGTGGTGTGGACAAGAACGGGCCTGCAATATTCTCTCTTGATGCACTTGGCGGCACCATCGAAGAAACAAAAGCTGTAGCAACAGGTTCTGGTTCACCTATGGCTTATGGAGTGCTTGAGGACCGCTTCGTGGATGGGCTCTCCATCGAAGAAGGAGTAGAACTGGCAATACGTGCCCTTCATAATGCAATGAAGAGAGATTCTGCTTCAGGTAATGGAATAGATGTTGTGGTTATCACAGCTGACAAATTTGATCGGCTGGAAGAAGCAACGGTTCAGCAGTACAGGGATAAATTAAACTGA
- a CDS encoding transcription initiation factor IIE, subunit alpha, whose translation MIDMNDPVTRGYLIRLVGEDGLAMIEKMPEGEVTDEQIAQAAGILLNIVRRTLFILNENKLAICRRERDASSGWLTYLWTLDMSDVEKQLMKEKKRLIKNLKIRKDFEESNVFYICPEGCVRMDFKQASDSAFMCPDCGEDMVHQDNLPFIHIIQERIKNLESR comes from the coding sequence TTGATAGATATGAATGATCCTGTTACTCGGGGATACCTTATTCGGCTTGTGGGTGAAGACGGGCTGGCCATGATAGAAAAGATGCCGGAGGGTGAGGTCACTGACGAACAAATAGCTCAGGCCGCAGGCATACTTCTCAATATTGTAAGGAGAACTCTGTTTATATTGAATGAGAACAAACTTGCTATTTGCAGGAGGGAAAGGGACGCCAGTAGTGGCTGGCTCACTTATCTCTGGACCCTCGATATGTCAGACGTAGAAAAACAGCTTATGAAGGAGAAAAAGAGGTTAATAAAGAACCTTAAAATACGCAAGGACTTTGAGGAAAGTAATGTCTTTTATATTTGTCCTGAGGGCTGTGTAAGAATGGATTTTAAACAGGCTTCAGATTCTGCATTTATGTGTCCAGACTGTGGAGAGGATATGGTACACCAGGATAATCTGCCATTTATTCATATAATACAGGAAAGGATCAAAAACCTGGAAAGCAGATGA
- a CDS encoding ATP-grasp domain-containing protein — MLVIGFSARNIVCSGSRAGYNMYAIDAFCDQDTIGCCIATKELPHELDIRSKDAADIVLDMVRSFEVDFDAIVPGSGFETMDFSSLPWLVFASDPGSIHVVQDKFTLSRKLAELGLPHPHVYGNVDDKPDKFPVMIKPRKAGGGILNRIACNGQELLEVVKDILETEPSFTRNDLMMQEFIQGEPASVSLIASKDKAVAVAVNEQLIGLPWLTRIQFAYCGNITPYEGKYAEEMCNISEKLISELGLLGSVGIDFIVTEDGPKIIEVNPRFQGSLDTVELATGINLFDAHMQAFRGKLPPRGVKAQRSAGRCIIYAYKEVRMNPQVLAEMRKQQIVDIPQTDYVGLADCPVTSVLHTGLNRSSVLNSLKRDSERVRRLIEK, encoded by the coding sequence GTGCTTGTAATTGGTTTCAGTGCCCGTAATATTGTCTGCTCCGGTAGCCGGGCAGGCTATAATATGTATGCTATTGATGCATTTTGTGATCAGGACACAATAGGTTGCTGTATTGCCACAAAGGAGCTGCCTCATGAACTTGACATCAGGAGCAAAGATGCGGCAGATATTGTTTTAGACATGGTCCGAAGCTTTGAAGTGGATTTTGATGCAATAGTCCCGGGTTCCGGGTTCGAGACAATGGACTTTAGCTCTCTGCCCTGGTTAGTATTTGCAAGTGATCCGGGAAGTATTCATGTAGTGCAGGATAAGTTCACTCTGTCCCGCAAGCTTGCAGAACTTGGACTTCCTCACCCGCACGTTTACGGGAATGTTGATGATAAGCCGGACAAATTCCCTGTAATGATCAAGCCCCGTAAAGCAGGCGGCGGGATATTAAACAGGATAGCCTGCAACGGACAGGAACTTTTAGAGGTAGTAAAGGATATCCTCGAAACTGAACCGTCTTTTACCCGCAATGACCTTATGATGCAGGAGTTCATCCAAGGTGAACCTGCAAGTGTATCACTTATTGCAAGTAAAGATAAAGCAGTAGCTGTTGCAGTGAATGAACAGTTGATCGGTCTTCCCTGGCTGACAAGGATTCAATTCGCCTATTGCGGCAATATCACTCCTTATGAAGGAAAATATGCAGAGGAAATGTGCAACATCTCAGAAAAGCTCATAAGCGAACTGGGACTCCTCGGATCTGTAGGTATAGACTTCATAGTAACGGAGGATGGACCAAAGATCATTGAAGTGAATCCCAGATTCCAGGGAAGTCTGGATACCGTAGAACTGGCTACCGGGATAAACCTTTTCGATGCACATATGCAAGCATTTCGGGGAAAGCTGCCCCCAAGGGGCGTAAAGGCACAAAGATCTGCCGGCAGGTGCATAATATATGCATATAAGGAGGTAAGGATGAACCCACAGGTTCTGGCCGAGATGCGTAAACAACAAATAGTAGACATACCTCAGACTGATTACGTGGGGCTTGCAGACTGCCCTGTGACCTCTGTCCTGCACACAGGCTTGAACCGGAGCAGCGTCCTTAATTCTTTGAAAAGGGATTCTGAACGGGTCAGGAGACTAATTGAGAAATAA
- a CDS encoding 60S ribosomal export protein NMD3, with protein MTTTICPKCGKGTNISLSGVCRDCFFQNFVLAQLPQVIQARLCATCGARFTRGRWADEYDIETAVLKTIEDNLSIHEAAEDVEVCIVPRQLTPHMYKAEVEVVAAIQGERITVVLSTEIRIIRESCEMCSRISGGYFEGILQIRATDRSLTDNELATCLRIVDTTIDRMRAKGDRLAFVTETIRSKEGLDLYIGSINSGRHICKSIIDELGGTFTESPSLFGQKDGRDVYRITFSMRLPRFTPGDIISIRNRKIVVKHMEKKLTGTDLADSSRFIATEDEIALAKHVGNIRDAVNAVLVSEEEHELMILDPFTFRTINLKKPSGFSMPQDEEISVIRIEDVLFLLPPEWRKNNN; from the coding sequence ATGACCACTACCATCTGCCCTAAATGTGGAAAAGGCACTAATATATCGCTCAGCGGTGTATGCAGAGATTGTTTTTTTCAGAATTTCGTTCTGGCCCAGTTACCCCAGGTGATACAAGCAAGGCTATGTGCCACCTGTGGAGCACGTTTTACTCGCGGCAGATGGGCCGATGAATATGACATTGAAACTGCGGTCCTGAAAACCATTGAAGACAACCTTTCAATACATGAAGCTGCAGAAGATGTTGAAGTATGCATAGTTCCCCGGCAGTTAACTCCGCACATGTACAAGGCAGAAGTGGAAGTGGTTGCGGCAATACAGGGAGAAAGAATCACTGTAGTTCTATCAACCGAGATCAGAATAATTCGTGAATCATGCGAGATGTGTAGCCGGATTTCAGGAGGTTATTTCGAAGGTATACTCCAGATAAGGGCCACCGATAGATCACTTACTGATAACGAGCTTGCAACATGTCTTAGAATTGTGGATACGACCATTGACAGGATGCGTGCCAAAGGTGATCGTCTGGCATTCGTTACTGAAACTATCAGATCAAAAGAGGGGCTGGACCTCTATATCGGGTCGATCAATTCCGGCAGACATATTTGTAAATCAATAATAGACGAACTAGGTGGCACTTTCACTGAGTCTCCTTCCCTTTTCGGGCAGAAAGATGGCAGGGACGTCTACAGAATAACTTTTTCCATGAGACTGCCGCGCTTTACACCCGGGGACATCATAAGTATCAGGAACAGGAAAATAGTGGTCAAACATATGGAGAAAAAGCTGACTGGTACTGACCTTGCGGATAGTTCACGCTTTATAGCCACCGAAGATGAAATTGCATTGGCCAAACATGTAGGAAACATCAGGGATGCGGTCAATGCTGTGCTTGTTTCTGAAGAAGAACATGAACTTATGATATTGGACCCATTCACTTTTAGGACCATAAATTTGAAGAAACCTTCAGGATTTTCAATGCCGCAAGATGAGGAGATCTCGGTGATAAGAATCGAAGATGTATTATTCCTCTTGCCCCCCGAATGGAGAAAGAACAATAACTGA